In the Aneurinibacillus soli genome, one interval contains:
- a CDS encoding alpha/beta hydrolase — protein MSNYFAYIARGDVVFMEENLRKRTILRREITSNYLGEIRSYKLYLPPGYNPDQAYPILYAQDGEQFLNFGRGATAAQEMILSGKLYPFIIAAVTVSRENRTSEYGTNRSRNGLYKSFFIEELMPTVEREVRVSQRVLAGDSLGGTISLDLALEHPELFSHVLSLSGAFYPEVMKGVLRKPELRTLTIYMLIGLDETAVPVWDGTADFLALNREMKSLLEERGASVTYVERSGGHDWGFWQRELPDALTFSFGVLK, from the coding sequence ATGTCCAATTATTTTGCATACATTGCGAGAGGAGACGTTGTATTTATGGAGGAAAACTTGCGTAAGCGGACCATTCTTCGCCGTGAAATCACCAGCAACTATCTAGGAGAGATACGCTCCTATAAATTGTATCTGCCACCGGGATACAACCCGGATCAAGCCTATCCCATTCTGTACGCACAGGATGGCGAACAATTTCTCAACTTCGGTCGGGGAGCGACGGCGGCACAGGAAATGATTCTCAGCGGAAAACTGTATCCATTTATCATAGCTGCTGTTACAGTTTCTCGTGAAAATCGTACAAGCGAATACGGCACAAACCGCTCCCGCAACGGTTTGTACAAGTCCTTCTTCATCGAAGAACTTATGCCCACAGTTGAACGAGAAGTACGCGTCAGCCAACGCGTGCTCGCTGGCGATTCGCTTGGCGGCACTATCAGTCTGGATTTGGCTCTTGAACATCCAGAGCTTTTCTCTCACGTGCTTTCCCTGTCTGGAGCGTTCTATCCAGAGGTAATGAAAGGGGTATTGCGCAAACCGGAGCTTCGAACTCTGACGATCTATATGCTCATCGGACTGGATGAAACAGCTGTACCAGTCTGGGATGGAACGGCTGATTTTCTTGCTCTGAACCGGGAGATGAAATCCCTGCTCGAAGAACGCGGAGCTTCAGTCACGTATGTGGAACGCTCAGGTGGACACGACTGGGGATTCTGGCAGCGCGAACTCCCGGATGCTCTTACTTTTTCCTTTGGAGTGCTGAAATAA